From Paenibacillus graminis:
TCCACTGCTTCAGCTCTTCTTCGTTGTCTACGCGGAAGGCGACATGATGCACACCGCCGCGTCCAAGCCGTTCCTGCGGCAGATCCAGGCGTTCTTCCAGGTGGATTTCTGCACCGGAACCGCCTTCGCCGGTTTCGAACACACTGACATCCGGCTGTCCTGCAACCGGGGAAGGATAAGTGCCTTTGCGGCGGAATCCAAGCAGATCCGTAAGCACCTTGGCGGAAGATTCTGCAGCCCCGACGGTCAAATGGACCGGACCCAGTCCAAGGATGCCGTATGCCGCCGGGACCGGGCTTTTGTCCCAGGGCTTGCCACCTGCGACCCCCTGGTTATGCTCATCCGATACAAGAATCAGGCGCTGTCCCTCATGATCCCGGAAGGCCAGCGTCTTGCGGCCGCCGCGGTCCTGGATGCCCTCATGCTCCACCTGGAATTCCGCCAGCCGCTGCGTCCAGTACTCCAGCGCCTTGTCGTCAGGTACGCGGAGCGACAGCGCGGAAATGCTGTTATTGCCGTCGCGGTTGCGGCCTGCGTTCGGAATCTCGAAGAAGGTAACCTCAGTGCCGGGATTGCCTGCCTCGTCCCCGTAGAACAGATGGTAGACGGAGACATCATCCTGGTTCACTGTTTTTTTAATCAGCCGCAGTCCGAGCACTTCGGTATAGAACTTGAAGTTTTCAGGGGCTCTGGCGGTAAGGGCGGATACATGGTGTAGTCCTTTTAGTGTTAAACTCATAGTAATTCCTCCTGAAGTTTGGTGTGCATTGCTGAATGGACCGTAAAATTATAGTTGGAGTGAAATTAATTTAATGAACAATATTAAGTTACTTACATTTTAATAGTAATATACGAAAATGGCAAGCATGAATTTCATTATCCGCAAAGGAGATTAATATGATACATACACAAGCAAGCTTAATGGAGCAGCTTAAAGGAATGGGGATTGATCCCCGGGGGACGGCGCTGGTCCACTCTTCACTGAAAAGTATCGGCGAGGTCCAGGGAGGGGCAGACACGGTGCTGGATGCACTGTCTGAATATATGAGACAAGGGCTGCTGGTTCTGCCGACGCACACCTGGTCATATATCGATGCGGATAATCCCCAGTTCTCCGTTCAGCAGTCCCCCTCCTGTGTCGGAATCCTGCCGGAGCTGTTCCGTAAGCGGCCGGGGGTTATCCGCTCGTGGCATCCCACCCATTCCGCAGCTGCGCTGGGCAAGGATGCAGCGGAGTTCACCTCCGGTGACGAGCGGTGGGACACGCCCTGTGCCCGGGGATCAGTCTACGGCAAGCTGCTGGACCGCAAGGCCGACATTCTTCTGCTCGGCGTAGATTTGCGGAGGAATACCTTCATCCACGGGATTGAAGAGTGGCTGGATATTCCCGGCAGAATGACGGATAGCCGTGAGCAGCTGTATACGGAAACTCCCGGCGGAGAAGTGATTTCAGTACCCTCGCGCAGGCACTGCGGGCTCTCCTGGTCCGAGCATTTCTGGAAGGTGGAGCAGGTGCTGGAGACGGGCGGAGCGCTGCGCAGAGCCAGCTTTGGAGATGCCCCTGTGATGATCTGCGGGACCGTGCAGACGACGGATATCCTCAGCCGGATGCTGATAGCCGATCCGGAGCTGTTCTCGGACAATGAGCCGCTGGACGGCGGAGCGGTGCCTGAGCCGCTGCCCAAGACGAAGCGGGGATTACCGGAATAGGATGAACCATTTACTGCAGCCTGCCAGTGGGAGTTTCCGCAGGCAGGCTGTTCTTTTATCGGATACACGGGGTAATGTATCCTGGGTTCTTGTCCGCAATCTGGCGGGCTCCTATCAATGTATGGTATATTATTCTCACAAAAAACAAAGTAAGGAGATTGGAAATGGAAAAAACTTTGATCTTTGGACACAAAAATCCGGATACGGATACAATCTGCTCGGCCATCGCCTATGCGGCGCTTAAGAAGGAATTAGGTTGGGATGTTGAGGCGGTTCGTCTCGGAGAAATCAGCGGAGAAACCCAATATGCGCTTGACCATTTCGGCGTGAAGGCTCCGCGCCTGGCTGAGAACGTTGCAAGCGAAGCCAAACAAGTGATTCTGGTTGACCATAATGAACGCCAGCAGAGTGCCAATGATATCGACCAGGTCCGTGTCGTTGAGGTCATCGACCACCACCGGATCGCTAATTTTGAAACGGCTCATCCGCTCTACTACCGTGCAGAACCGGTAGGCTGCACAGCGACAATCCTGAATAAGCTGTATAAAGAAAACGGAGTGGCTATTCCAAAGGACATTGCCGGTCTGATGCTGTCCGCAATTATTTCTGACTCCCTGTTGTTCAAATCGCCGACCTGCACCGAGCAGGATGTGGCGGCTGCGCGCGAACTGGCTGGAATCGCCGGTGTGGACGCAGACAGCTACGGGCTTGCGATGCTGAAGGCTGGTGCCGACCTTAGCGACAAAACGATCGCCCAGCTGATTTCCCTGGATGCCAAGGAATTCAAAATGGGTGAATACAAAGTGGAGATTGCCCAGGTTAATGCGGTGGATGTTAATGATGTGCTCGCCAAGCAAGCCGAATTGGAAACAGCCCTGACAGCCATCATCGATGACAAAGGTCTGGATCTCTTCCTGTTCGTCGTTACAGATATCCTTAACAATGATTCCGTAGGTTTGGCACTGGGCCGCGTTGCAGGTGCGGTTGAGCAGGCCTACAATGTGAAGCTGGACGACAACAAAGCGGTACTGAAAGGCGTCGTTTCCCGCAAATCGCAAATAGTGCCGGTGCTGACCGAAACCATTGCCAAGCTGTAAAAAGCAGCTTCAGCACACGGCAGCCAATTTTGTTTTTAATGAAATAAGACAGGTTCCAACCGGCTGTGCGCCGTTCTCATGGGAGGCGCGCAGCCGGTTTTTTAACTATT
This genomic window contains:
- a CDS encoding ring-cleaving dioxygenase, with protein sequence MSLTLKGLHHVSALTARAPENFKFYTEVLGLRLIKKTVNQDDVSVYHLFYGDEAGNPGTEVTFFEIPNAGRNRDGNNSISALSLRVPDDKALEYWTQRLAEFQVEHEGIQDRGGRKTLAFRDHEGQRLILVSDEHNQGVAGGKPWDKSPVPAAYGILGLGPVHLTVGAAESSAKVLTDLLGFRRKGTYPSPVAGQPDVSVFETGEGGSGAEIHLEERLDLPQERLGRGGVHHVAFRVDNEEELKQWIGRISSYPLQNSGFVDRFYFRSLYFREPSGILFELATDGPGFATDEDIEHLGESLALPPFLEDKRTQIEAHLKPLDTRQQG
- a CDS encoding AAC(3) family N-acetyltransferase, whose protein sequence is MIHTQASLMEQLKGMGIDPRGTALVHSSLKSIGEVQGGADTVLDALSEYMRQGLLVLPTHTWSYIDADNPQFSVQQSPSCVGILPELFRKRPGVIRSWHPTHSAAALGKDAAEFTSGDERWDTPCARGSVYGKLLDRKADILLLGVDLRRNTFIHGIEEWLDIPGRMTDSREQLYTETPGGEVISVPSRRHCGLSWSEHFWKVEQVLETGGALRRASFGDAPVMICGTVQTTDILSRMLIADPELFSDNEPLDGGAVPEPLPKTKRGLPE
- a CDS encoding manganese-dependent inorganic pyrophosphatase, with the translated sequence MEKTLIFGHKNPDTDTICSAIAYAALKKELGWDVEAVRLGEISGETQYALDHFGVKAPRLAENVASEAKQVILVDHNERQQSANDIDQVRVVEVIDHHRIANFETAHPLYYRAEPVGCTATILNKLYKENGVAIPKDIAGLMLSAIISDSLLFKSPTCTEQDVAAARELAGIAGVDADSYGLAMLKAGADLSDKTIAQLISLDAKEFKMGEYKVEIAQVNAVDVNDVLAKQAELETALTAIIDDKGLDLFLFVVTDILNNDSVGLALGRVAGAVEQAYNVKLDDNKAVLKGVVSRKSQIVPVLTETIAKL